The Ipomoea triloba cultivar NCNSP0323 chromosome 13, ASM357664v1 genomic interval GCTGGAATCTTCTCCGTTCTCCGGGTGTGTAACATCTGCTCCAAATATGATGGTTGGTATATCACTCACCAAGGGAATTCTACAGCTTATAGCATCTAATAGAACAGTGTTTCGCCCACCCATCTGGCACAAAATCAATCAGTTAGAATTTGTTCATCAAAATATCAAATGACACGAAATCAGTAAATGCATATCCTCTGAGTTAAGTCCAAGAAAAAACATATAATCAATAGAAATATCATTCAATAGTTTAGCACCTTGACATTGATCTTCAACGAGACGTTAGCCAGATATTGCTTGCTGATCTTGAAGACGTGTTTTGTAAGACAGCACTGAGATATCAGCCCGAGATCGGTCTCACATATCCTCTTTATGTCACCTACCATAGCAGAACAAGAATCAATTTCAAAGCACGGTGTTTTGAAAAGAACGTCAGTTCAGTTCTATTGAATAAACAAAAAGTACAAGTAAACCCTACCATACAAGGACCCGTTGCTGTCTGGGAGAATGGCCAATAGAAGCTCCAATTCTTTCCCCTTTAACTTGTTAATACACGAATGATAAACATGTTTCAATGCTTTCTCAACTTGTTCGGGCCTGGCTGTATGTATTGGAATTACTGGTTCGGGGTTGAATTCCTGCATGGTATAGAGCAATTGAAGTctagtatgtgtgtgtatatatgctTCAAGTGAAACgaagtttaatttaatattctaTTACTACTATTAGATTGCACGAGGGGGTGCGAGGAATTACCATGCCGGATACTTGGCACATCTGTGCCAGTTCATTACAAAATCCACGGGCAACACTTTCTTGGACACTTCGAGAGAAGTTAATGCAAGCCCACCGGCTAACAGTCATCCCATTGATCATTTTCTGTTCGTTGAGGACAATATAATGAGTTTAAAATACGAAGCTACACTATGACTTTATTTGTGCCACTTGTCACATCAAATTGAGTGCTCAGGGGAACAGAAtgcaagaaaaaatataaattaagtcTAGAAGGGAAGAACGGAACCTTATTCATCATATTCCACTGCCCTACATGAGGCAAACAATCCTTCTCCTTTCCAGTTTCATGGTATTTTAACTGCAGATGAGAGAACAGATGATGTTAAAGAATACATATCAAAAACTTTCTATGGACATTTAAACACTCGAGACAGAAGTGCTTTACCCAAGGAGCAGGGAGAACTCGTGCTTCAACAGATGCTAGTTTTTCACTAATTTTAATCCCGAACTCCTTTGCATACGGGTCTTGGTCATATGAATTATGTTGAACTGTCTGTTTAAGAACATACAGGGTCAGGTACATACTTCGAAAACGTAAAACAAAGAATGCAGTTTTGCATATTTCGAAGTTTATTTCAGGGCTTAAGATTTTGACTCGAATAAATAAGTATAAAGCATTTTTCTGCTTTCTAACTCTCCATCAGATACAGAGTACAATGCAACTCATGAGCTATAGATACAACCTGATATTGCTCATAAATGTATGTCATGGAGTGGAACGAAGCAAAAATAGAAGGTTAAATCCAAAAATAGTATGCTATCATTACCTGTAAAACAGAATTTTCTCGATCCCTTGGTCTTTGACATGTAACCTTGAGTAGAGAAGTGATTTGCTTTTCACTTAATCTTTTAGTATATCGTTGTCCCTCCACAATTTTGCACGCCTAGAACACCGAAACGTTGCATCATACACCAAAAATTAAAGCTAGAATTAATGTTGAAGTGCCATGCTTTTTTTCCTCACCTCCATCGGTAAATAATTTGCTTTCTTTTGATTCCCTACTTGAAGGCAGGGGAGGTGAGTATATTGAATAGTGAAGCCATAcatttcttgaaaatattcaaCTACTGACTTCATGGTTGAGTTGTCATCAACGGGAAACCTAGCAAATTAGCATTCACTAATTAGATTATTCGAGTCTACCAAAATCGAACTTGAATATTTGCCCGTGAGGAAGATGCAAGAGTGTTGCAATCATTTAATCTCTCTTACACTAGTTCTCTTGTGGGCTGTGTTGTTAAACCAGAAACTCGATATTTTCTTCGAACATTGCCCCGGTGTGTCACCTCAACTTTTACCCCTCGAAGGGCCTTCTTAATCTGAGACCAGAAAGAGTCAAACACGGTGTGAAAAAGGAATTGTAGCCAGTTTAGATAACAAAAAGGATCAGTACCTTTACGCGATCAGAATCAGATAATGGCCTTGATGACACATCTTTTCCCAGAAGCTGAGCAACAAATTCAATTACCGGGAGGGCTTCAATAAATGCAGCTGAGGCCATATCTGTTATTGACAATTCAAAAATGGTaaggtgatgatgatgaggaaacAAATTTAGATGTTAGAGGCGTTGTTGTTTCGATTACCAATATTTAAGGATAGACCCATCTGGGTAGGTCTAATGCTCTGGTAGAACCCACACCATGCTTCTAAACCGTCACCAAGAGGCTGTGGTCTCCGGATATCGGGTGAAAAAAACGATCTTCCAACGGGACAATACCTTCAAGTATGTGCACAGTGAGAACGCAAATGTCATGAAAGAAACACACTTCTACAAATCACTATAACCGTTTCGTTTAAGACAATTCAAATCACTAATCAAGCATTATACCTCTTTATCGAGGCCTCTCTTAGCACGATATCCAGGATTTTAAGAGCTTCCTGTGGACCATCTGCACGCTTTCCAGCAAGAAATTGGTTCATATGGTACAAATTTGCTCTAGCCACGAACCTTATAACTACTTTGTACACCCTCTCCCTCCTGAAATTAGTGCAAGTGTTCCATTAATTTTCCGCTATCCCAGCAAGTACCGGTAGAGAAACCGTATCCAAACAATACTAATCGAGCTACAATTTTTTGGGAAGACACTCTCAAAACAGATGTTGTTTTAATTTCTGCAGTTAGATAGACTAATTCGAATAGCTATTGAGGAAACAATTCAAATTAGTTGTGTGGATGAATGATAAAAGTCTTACTTTGGACCGTTGATAACATCGTCTTCATCTATAAGCCTAACGGTGAACTCCTTCCACGAACAAGGAAGCTCACCGGCTGTGTATAGACTCTTCCTGCCATCGTAAGCAGGTAATCTCATCCCTAAATCGGATTCTTTGTACAGTTTCACCAGTTCTGCCATGATAGCTCGGTTTACGGTTCTTGATGAGACTTCAGGAGTAATAGTAACCTGCAAGAGAAGCAGGAGACAGATACACAAAAGCCAGAAGGATCAAGATTCAAGAAGACATTGATGACAAGATTTAGAGAGCCATTAATGCTAACAAAAGCAAAGGACAAATGAGGAACAGACCCTACTCATTATACCTGCAATTCTGCAAAGAATTAAAGAAACAGCATATAGAAGCAGCAGAAAAAGAGCACACAAAAACTCTGAAAGTCAGATTAAGGGGCCCCAATTAAAGCACAGAGTAACTACATCTGCTGCAAGAAATGCTCAACAAACTGAACCCAAAGAGAAGCAACTCACATCATACTGGTTCAAGTCCTTGTCTGGTAGCTCTGCTAAGAAATGGTTGGCCTTTACTATGCACTTCACCCCAAGCTGCCCATAGCCGGGCCGAGGCGCAAAGCTCAAGGCTTTTCGCGACGAAGGGAACCCTAAATCAAGATTGCACATATTGCCTGCATTTTGAGCTGACCCATTAGGCAAAACAGCCTCCACCACAACAGCTTCACCTGCAGGCTGTCCTGCAATTACTGGCTTATGTTTAGCTGTGCAAGGCCTTGAACTTGGCCGCATAAAGGCCTCACCTTGATCCGATTTCCGGCCACCCCTTCCCCTCCTCCGCCCCCGGTTTCTCCCCGGTGGAGGCGAAATCTGCTCCTGAGCTTTGCCACTCACCAGTTCTTGATTTGGTGGGCCTTTCCCACTCTGCCCAGTCTTTGAGCTCTTCTGAGCTGCATTCATGGCGTTTTGCAGCTGGGTTTTGATCACACAGTGCTGCTCTGATGTCTCCCTCATCTGCCTTATAGGCATGGCTATGGCTGCTAGTCTCTGCTACCCTTTCTTCCCCACTCAAAATTCCTATGAAAACCTCAAGAAAACACTGGATTTCTCTCACTCTTTTCCTCTACCCTCCAAGATTTAAAGCAATTGGAACTGGAAATCCTAAAACAGACAACAAACACAACACATGTCAGCAACACGTCCCATGCTGAAAAATTTTGCATCCAAAAATAGAAATCTGATGAAACAGAAACCATATCTTCCACACGCAAACGCAAGAGGATACACTAAGGTAAGGAAAAATATGGCAATGCATTTATTGCAGTGCAAGAAGATATCATTTCCACTGCACTGCACAAAAACCTATTCTTTTTCAGCAAATAAATCCAAAACCATTCATTCACACCCAAACCAAAACTAGCAAAAATGCATTAAGAATTTCCATCTTCTGGGACACCCATTACCAAAACCAAACACCTCTTTCCATTGCAGAAACATTAATGAAGAGAGCAAAATCCCCACAAGCAACCAAAAAGTTTGCTGCTTTATATGCCTATACAAGAAAGATTATCATAACAGCACaaagagtaaaaaaaattactaaaataactCTACACTACACAATTTGGTAATAAGATTCTGTGTCATAAAATcagaaaaacaaaataagaaaatatttccCAGAACCCAAATCCTCCGGATGCTTCTGTTGGAAACCCAACATCCTTGAATCAAGAAAGAACCAcacaaattgaataaaaaatgatgaaaaatgaCAAACAAAACCATTTCCCTGAATGCCCGAAAGGGAGAAACCAAATATTTACCCTTGTCTGGAACCAAAATCAAAGCTTTGTATGAGAACAACATAGAACAGATGAAGTGAGTCCAAGGAAATGAGACAGAAACAAAGTATGTTAATGTACCAGCACAAGTAAAAGTGAAAGCCAATTCTGACTGCTCAAGAAGAGAATAAAACGCctagaaagaaacaaaaaacaacaaaataataattatacatgAACCTAGTGTGCCCTCTCTgggtatgtgtgtatatatatattaaatattatatattacaaattaaacctaCAAACCCAAATACACCACTAGAGCTGCTAGGACTACTAGGCAGTAACGTAAACAAATAAAAGGAATAAACATTGAAAATCTCACTAGAATCACGATCTGAAGGCGACCCATCTTTCACTGCTACATGGGTAATGAAAGTGACACCACAGGGAGGCTGAATTTATATG includes:
- the LOC116002188 gene encoding protein argonaute 10-like → MPIRQMRETSEQHCVIKTQLQNAMNAAQKSSKTGQSGKGPPNQELVSGKAQEQISPPPGRNRGRRRGRGGRKSDQGEAFMRPSSRPCTAKHKPVIAGQPAGEAVVVEAVLPNGSAQNAGNMCNLDLGFPSSRKALSFAPRPGYGQLGVKCIVKANHFLAELPDKDLNQYDVTITPEVSSRTVNRAIMAELVKLYKESDLGMRLPAYDGRKSLYTAGELPCSWKEFTVRLIDEDDVINGPKRERVYKVVIRFVARANLYHMNQFLAGKRADGPQEALKILDIVLREASIKRYCPVGRSFFSPDIRRPQPLGDGLEAWCGFYQSIRPTQMGLSLNIDMASAAFIEALPVIEFVAQLLGKDVSSRPLSDSDRVKIKKALRGVKVEVTHRGNVRRKYRVSGLTTQPTRELVFPVDDNSTMKSVVEYFQEMYGFTIQYTHLPCLQVGNQKKANYLPMEACKIVEGQRYTKRLSEKQITSLLKVTCQRPRDRENSVLQTVQHNSYDQDPYAKEFGIKISEKLASVEARVLPAPWLKYHETGKEKDCLPHVGQWNMMNKKMINGMTVSRWACINFSRSVQESVARGFCNELAQMCQVSGMEFNPEPVIPIHTARPEQVEKALKHVYHSCINKLKGKELELLLAILPDSNGSLYGDIKRICETDLGLISQCCLTKHVFKISKQYLANVSLKINVKMGGRNTVLLDAISCRIPLVSDIPTIIFGADVTHPENGEDSSPSIAAVVASQDWPEVTKYAGLVCAQAHRQELIQDLYKTWQDPARGTVSGGMIRDLLISFRKATGQKPQRIIFYRDGVSEGQFYQVLLFELDAIRKACASLEPNYQPPVTFIVVQKRHHTRLFANNHKDRSSTDKSGNILPGTVVDSKICHPTEFDFYLCSHAGIQGTSRPAHYHVLWDENNFTADGIQSLTNNLCYTYARCTRSVSVVPPAYYAHLAAFRARFYMEPDMPESGGGGGGVKSGKGGGESGVRPLPALKENVKRVMFYC